The nucleotide sequence GCGGCGCGCTGTACCTGCGTCCCTTCGTGATCGGCGTGGGTGACAACATCGGCGTGCGCACCGCACCCGAGTTCATTTTCTCGGTCTTCTGCATCCCGGTCGGCGCCTACTTCAAGGGTGGCCTGACCCCGCACAACTTCCTGATCTCCAGCTTCGACCGCGCCGCCCCACAAGGCACCGGCGCGGCCAAGGTCGGTGGCAACTACGCCGCCAGCCTGATGCCCGGCTCCCAGGCCAAGAAGGCCAGCTTCGCCGACTGCATCTACCTCGACCCGCTGACCCATTCGAAAATCGAAGAAGTCGGCTCGGCCAACTTCTTCGGCATCACCCACGACAACAAATTCGTCACCCCCAACTCCCCTTCGGTCCTGCCGGGCATCACCCGCCTGTCGCTGATCGAACTGGCCAAGACCCGCCTGGGCCTGGAAGTGGTTGAAGGTGATGTGTTCATCGACAAGCTGTCGGACTTCAAGGAAGCCGGCGCCTGCGGTACCGCGGCGGTGATCAGCCCGATCGGCGGCATCAGCTACAAGGACAAGCTGCACGTGTTCTACAGCGAAACCGAAGTCGGCCCGGTCACCCAGAAGCTCTATAAAGAGCTGACCGGCGTGCAGACCGGCGACGTGGAAGCGCCGGCGGGCTGGATCGTCAAGGTCTGATCCCAGTTGTGGCGAGGGAAGCCTGCAGGAGCTGCCGAGTGCAGCGAGGCTGCGATCTTTTGATCTTTCACTTGAGACTCAAGTGTGAGGGGAGAGATCGCAGCCTCGCTTTGCTCGACAGCTCCTACGGGCCCATCGCGAGCAGGCTCCCGGTTGTTCATCAGGCTTGCGTTCAACGCAACTCTACGGTGGGAGCGAGCCTGCTCGCGATAGCGCCAGCGGGTTCAACATCCCTTTCTGCACTGACACCCAATCGCCCCACCATCTCCCGACGCCCCTTGGCCGTCACCGCCAATGCCCGGCTGTCCAGATCCTGGGTCACCCACTGACGCTTGATCGCCAGTTGCAGCAACGCCGCCCCCAATGCACCGCCCAGATGCGGCCGACGCATGCTCCAATCCAGGCAAGGGCAGGCGAATCGGCGTCGCTCACTGGCCAGGGCCTGGACGTCAATGCCCAGCGTCTCGAACAACGTCTTGCCGGATTCGCTCAGCCGATAATCCTGCCCTTCCACCTCCAGCAGCCATCCGGCGTCGAGCATGCGGTCATGCAACCGCACCGCCAGGGTGCCGGCCATGTGGTCGTAGCAGGTGCGGGCGAATTGCAGGCGATCCGGCGTGCGCGACACGAATGCCGGCGCGGGTTTCTGGCCAATCACCATCAGCGCTTCGAGGGCCTGGGCGACACGTTTGTCTGCCAGGCTGTAGTAGCGATGGCGTCCCTGGACATGCAGGCGCACCAGAGCCAGGTCCTTGAGCTTCGCCAGGTGGGCGCTGGCGGTGGAAGCGCTGACCTCGGCGATGCTCGCCAACTCCGTACTGGTGCGGGCATGACCGTCCATCAACGAACAGAGCATCCGGGTACGCGCCGGTTCGGCAATCGCCGCAGCCACCTGGGACACGCCAAGATCAGAGTGTTCTGCGCTCATATTTCGCTCCCGGACGAATCAAGCCATGGGTCAACGGGAGATAGTAGCAACACTTTCTCCACGCACAAGGCAGCGCTGCATGGACCCGATCACCGCCGCGACCCACTCCGACCCCTACCCTTACTACGCCAGCCTGCGAGCCGGTGGCGGGCTGGTTTTCGATCCGCAACTGAAGCTGTGGATCGCCAGCAGCGCCGAAGCGGCGTGCGCCGTGCTGCGTCACGCCGATTGCCATGTGCGCCCGGCCCACGAACCCGTGCCCAAAGCGATTGCCGATGGCCCTGCCGGTCGGGTATTCGGACGCCTGATGCGCATGAACGAAGGCGAGCGCCAGCGCTGCCCCCGGTCGGCGATTGCTCCGGCGCTGCAGGACATCGACCCGCAACAGGTAAAAGCACTGGTCAGGGCACGATTCAATGAAGGCGCCGAGGACCTGCATCACGGGCAATTCATCGGACCGGCCAGCGTGATAGCGGCGCTGCTCGGCTTCAGTCCGGCGGAAAGTCATCTGATCAGTGAACTGACGGGGGATTTCGTCGCCTGCCTGTCGCCCTTGAGTCAAACCGCGCAGTTGGACGCGGCGCACCGGGCCACCGGGCAACTGCAAACACTGATCCGGGAACGCATTGAAGCGCCGGACAGCCCTTTGCTGGCGCGCATTTGCCAGGGTTTGGAAGCCGACCCGGACAGTCTGATCGCCAACCTGATCGGCCTGCTTTCGCAAACCTATGAAGCCACGGCGGGCTTGATCGGCAACGCGTTGCTGGCGCTGATCCGCGATCCGGCATTGCGCCGGGCAGTCATGGCCGATCCCACGCAGATCAGCCCGTTGCTGGCCGAAGTCCAGCGCTTCGACCCTGGCGTGCAAAACACCCGCCGCTTCGTCGCCGCCCCCTGCGAAATCCTCGGCGCGACGCTGAACAGCGGTGATGTGATCCTGGTGCTGCTGGCCTCGGCCAACCGTGATCCACTGCTCAACCCGCAACCGGACGTCCTGTTGCTGGATCGCCCCAACCGCCGCAGTTTCAGCTTTGGCATCGGCCGCCATGAATGTCCCGGGCAAACCCTGGCGCTGAGCATCGCCCACGCCACGTTGGAGATGATGCTTGAACGCGAACCGCGATGGGATCGTCTGACCTGGCGCTACCGCCCTTCGCTCAACGGACGCATCCCGATATTCAGCGATCGGCCAGGCCATTAGCGCCCATCAATCGTCCCGGGTCAGCACTTCCAGCAGTTCGATTTCAAAGATGAGATTGGCGTTGGACTTGATGTGGGCGCCCATGGATCGCTCGCCGTAAGCCAGGTGCGCCGGCACAAGCAGCTTGCGCTTGCCGCCGACTTTCATGCCCATCAGGCCCAGGTCCCACCCCTTGATGACGCGCCCGGTGCCGATCACACACTGGAAGGGTTTGCCGCGACTGTAGGACGAATCGAACTCGGTGCCGTCCTCGAGGGTGCCGCGGTATTGAGTGGTAATCAGCGCGCCTTTGACTACGCTTTTACCGTCGCCCTGTTGCAGGTCGATGATTTGCAGTTCTTCGTTCATGGGCATTCCCGTGTGATTCCAGGCGCGGGTTTTCGCAGAAATCGGCGCGCCTGGCAACAGATAGCCTACAGATGAATCCCGCAAGCAGGAGGGAACCGCAACGCCCGCTTTGGTTCACATGGGTATCGACCCTGTATTCAGATAAGGATGTTCTGATGATCGACTCTCGCCCGCTCCACGGTTTCATCCCACCCTATATCCTCAATCGCATCATCGCCCACGGCTCCGAACAACAACGCTCCAGTGCCCTCGGCACCCTGACCCATGTGCGCAACCTGCGGCACAACCCCGGCCCGCCCAACAACCCACCCGCCGCGGCCGTGCTGCCCAAGCCGGGCAAGGCCGGACACCCACAGCGCAGCGTGCACGACGCCCAGAACAGAATGGATCTGCCCGGCCAGCCCATACGCCTCGAGGGCCAGCCGGCCAGTGGCGATGCGGCCGTGGACGAGGCCTATGACGCCCTGGGTGCCACCTACGATTTTTTCTGGAAGGTCCTGGGCCGCGACTCCATCGACAACAAAGGCTTTGCCCTGGTCGGCAGCGTGCATTATGGCGAGGGCTACGAAAACGCCTTCTGGAACGGCGCGCAGATGGTCTTCGGCGACGGTGATGGGGAAATCTTCCAGCGTTTCACCCGCTCCCTGGATGTGGTGGCCCACGAACTGGCCCATGGTGTCACCGAAAGCGAAGCCGGGCTGATCTATGCCAATCAATCCGGGGCCCTGAACGAGTCCATCTCCGATGTGTTCGGCGTGCTGGTCAAGCAGTTCGTCCTCGAACAGACGGCCGACCAGGCCGATTGGCTGATCGGCGCCGACCTGCTCACCGACAAGATCAACGGCGACGGCCTGCGCAGCATGGCCAATCCCGGCACCGCCTACGACGACCCGCTGTTGGGCAAGGACCCGCAGCCCGCTCACATGCGCCAGTTCGTCATCACCCGTGAAGACAACGGCGGTGTGCACATCAACTCCGGTATTCCCAACCGTGCCTTTTATCTGATAGCCACTGCCCTGGGCGGATTTGCCTGGGAAAAGGCCGGCCGGATCTGGTATGAAACCCTGTGCGACAGGAACCTGGCCAACGACGCGACCTTCAGTGCCTTCGCCCACCTGACCGTCGAGCATGCCCGCCGGCGTTTCGGCGAACGGGAGGTACGCGCAGTGCAGGACGGCTGGGCCCAGGTCGGCGTCAACCTGACCGAGGAGAGCTGATGAAAACCCTTCCAGACCTTGACGATAACGCCGTGGTCCGCCTGTCACGCCAGGGCGGCGTGGCAGCCATCCATGCCCTGACCCGCCCGCGGGAGATCGAATTCGCCCAATGCGACCTCGACCAGCGCACGCGTATCTGTTCGGTCCTGGAGGGTTGCCTGCCGCTGACCTCCTCCACCTCGGGCCGGGGCGATCAACGCTTCTTCCAGATCGAAGTGCGCTATCGCGCCAACGACCAGGACGATGAAATGGTGCTGCAAGTGCCCGAGGACCGGGCACCCGGCGAGCTGGTTCATCTGTGGGACAAGGGCGAAATACTCTGAAGGCCTAACGCGTGGCCGGAACGATCTTG is from Pseudomonas sp. B21-056 and encodes:
- a CDS encoding protealysin inhibitor emfourin translates to MKTLPDLDDNAVVRLSRQGGVAAIHALTRPREIEFAQCDLDQRTRICSVLEGCLPLTSSTSGRGDQRFFQIEVRYRANDQDDEMVLQVPEDRAPGELVHLWDKGEIL
- a CDS encoding cytochrome P450, which produces MDPITAATHSDPYPYYASLRAGGGLVFDPQLKLWIASSAEAACAVLRHADCHVRPAHEPVPKAIADGPAGRVFGRLMRMNEGERQRCPRSAIAPALQDIDPQQVKALVRARFNEGAEDLHHGQFIGPASVIAALLGFSPAESHLISELTGDFVACLSPLSQTAQLDAAHRATGQLQTLIRERIEAPDSPLLARICQGLEADPDSLIANLIGLLSQTYEATAGLIGNALLALIRDPALRRAVMADPTQISPLLAEVQRFDPGVQNTRRFVAAPCEILGATLNSGDVILVLLASANRDPLLNPQPDVLLLDRPNRRSFSFGIGRHECPGQTLALSIAHATLEMMLEREPRWDRLTWRYRPSLNGRIPIFSDRPGH
- a CDS encoding M4 family metallopeptidase; translation: MIDSRPLHGFIPPYILNRIIAHGSEQQRSSALGTLTHVRNLRHNPGPPNNPPAAAVLPKPGKAGHPQRSVHDAQNRMDLPGQPIRLEGQPASGDAAVDEAYDALGATYDFFWKVLGRDSIDNKGFALVGSVHYGEGYENAFWNGAQMVFGDGDGEIFQRFTRSLDVVAHELAHGVTESEAGLIYANQSGALNESISDVFGVLVKQFVLEQTADQADWLIGADLLTDKINGDGLRSMANPGTAYDDPLLGKDPQPAHMRQFVITREDNGGVHINSGIPNRAFYLIATALGGFAWEKAGRIWYETLCDRNLANDATFSAFAHLTVEHARRRFGEREVRAVQDGWAQVGVNLTEES
- a CDS encoding ArsR/SmtB family transcription factor yields the protein MSAEHSDLGVSQVAAAIAEPARTRMLCSLMDGHARTSTELASIAEVSASTASAHLAKLKDLALVRLHVQGRHRYYSLADKRVAQALEALMVIGQKPAPAFVSRTPDRLQFARTCYDHMAGTLAVRLHDRMLDAGWLLEVEGQDYRLSESGKTLFETLGIDVQALASERRRFACPCLDWSMRRPHLGGALGAALLQLAIKRQWVTQDLDSRALAVTAKGRREMVGRLGVSAERDVEPAGAIASRLAPTVELR
- a CDS encoding branched-chain amino acid aminotransferase, producing MGNESINWDKLGFDYIKTDKRYLSHWRDGAWDAGTLTDDNVLHISEGSTALHYGQQCFEGLKAYRCKDGSINLFRPDQNAARMQRSCARLLMPHVDTEQFIDACKQVVRANERFIPPYGTGGALYLRPFVIGVGDNIGVRTAPEFIFSVFCIPVGAYFKGGLTPHNFLISSFDRAAPQGTGAAKVGGNYAASLMPGSQAKKASFADCIYLDPLTHSKIEEVGSANFFGITHDNKFVTPNSPSVLPGITRLSLIELAKTRLGLEVVEGDVFIDKLSDFKEAGACGTAAVISPIGGISYKDKLHVFYSETEVGPVTQKLYKELTGVQTGDVEAPAGWIVKV
- a CDS encoding FKBP-type peptidyl-prolyl cis-trans isomerase, translating into MNEELQIIDLQQGDGKSVVKGALITTQYRGTLEDGTEFDSSYSRGKPFQCVIGTGRVIKGWDLGLMGMKVGGKRKLLVPAHLAYGERSMGAHIKSNANLIFEIELLEVLTRDD